The window TCAGACCATATACGAGCAGGTAAAGCTGGTATTCCGCGCTGAGAGCTATAACGTCTTCAACCACCCCAACATGGTCACGCCCGGAAGCTCCGGCCTCTCGTCGGGCACGACCTCCATCAGCTCACCGCTATTCGGCATATCCACGGCAGAGGTCGGCCAGAACGACGGAACCACCGGGGCGCGTCAGATTCAAGGCGCTCTCAAAGTGATCTTCTAACCCCCTTGGCTTCGGTCAGAGTCGAAGGAGACACATCACGAACGAACAAACAAAGAGGCCCATCCATGACGGATGGGCCTTTTTGTTTTAATAATCAAACGACCGTCGTCTACTTCTTGTTCGTTTTTGACGAAGTCTTTTTTACCGTCTTTGCTGGAGCCTTCTTTGCAGCAGTAGAGACAGCCTTTACCGCTCTCTTCTTCGCTGGAGCTTTCTTAGCGACAGGCTTCTTCGCGGCCGCCTTAACAGGCGCAGCCTTCTTCACTGTGGCCGACTTCACTGCGGGTGCGGCCTTTTTGGAAGTCTTCGCACGAGCCTCGGCGATCTTCCGACTCACCTCGGCATCAAGGTCAGCAACGCTGATCGTCGTCGCCGACTTACGCAGACGCTCAAGACCGTAGAACGCACGCTTCTCCGCAGAGAACACGTGAACGATGAAATCGACATAGTCCATCAGGATCCACTCAGCCTGGCGGCGGCCCTCGACCGAGTTGGGATAAACGCCGAAGTCGCGCTTCAGCCGAATCTCGATCTCGTCCGTGATCGCGACGTTCTGACGTTCGTTCGTGCCATTGCAGATCAGAAAATAATCCGTAAGTCCGCTCTCCGCCGGATCAAGCGCGAGGATGCGGATGTCTTCAGCTTTTTTGTCTTCGCAGGCGGCGGCAGCGGCAATCAGCAGCTGGTTGCTTTCTATTGAGGCCATGAGACTCCTTGGAGTCTCCATGGTAGCGGGTTGTGGCTTCAGAAGCCAGTATTTACAGGCCCGTCGCAACAATCATGCCTGATCATCTTACTTTTTCCAAAGGGACAGCATAGTCCGGCCATTCGACAGCGTCAGCTCATCGCGGACAACAAAATATTGGGCGAATGCCTCGCGGAACACCGCCTCCGAGATGTGCTCGTAGATGGTGTCCCGCCCGCGCAGCAGCTCCTGAAACTTCGGATCGGCTGGTGGCACCCATTCAAGGATCAGATGCCGTGTCGTCAGCCGACTGCATAGGGCGGCGATACGATCCATCGGGATTTGATTTCGTAGCAGCAAGTGGTGCAGAACAGCCAGCATCATCACCGTATCGAAGTGCCCGTCACACCGGCTGAGGAACGAAGCATTCTCGCGGTTCTCCCAC is drawn from Edaphobacter lichenicola and contains these coding sequences:
- the rsfS gene encoding ribosome silencing factor, which codes for MASIESNQLLIAAAAACEDKKAEDIRILALDPAESGLTDYFLICNGTNERQNVAITDEIEIRLKRDFGVYPNSVEGRRQAEWILMDYVDFIVHVFSAEKRAFYGLERLRKSATTISVADLDAEVSRKIAEARAKTSKKAAPAVKSATVKKAAPVKAAAKKPVAKKAPAKKRAVKAVSTAAKKAPAKTVKKTSSKTNKK